One segment of Acetoanaerobium noterae DNA contains the following:
- a CDS encoding DUF4418 family protein, whose protein sequence is MKKYVNLLNSILGTILLIAVKYISPVCTGKVLLQSGKEMPMRCHYTSTAVILIAIILIVLSIELYIRKAHLPITFIVLGLILFIIPLDTPFSIGVCMKPMECHSTALWIKIISGILILSGISTFFLKDENSKIV, encoded by the coding sequence ATGAAAAAATATGTAAACCTTTTAAACTCAATCTTAGGAACTATACTGCTAATAGCTGTAAAGTACATAAGCCCTGTCTGTACTGGGAAAGTCTTGCTTCAAAGTGGCAAGGAAATGCCTATGAGATGTCATTACACCAGTACTGCTGTAATACTTATCGCTATTATTCTGATAGTTTTATCTATTGAGCTCTACATAAGAAAAGCTCATCTTCCAATTACATTTATAGTACTTGGACTTATACTATTTATCATTCCACTTGATACACCATTTAGTATAGGTGTATGTATGAAGCCTATGGAGTGTCACTCTACAGCTCTATGGATTAAAATCATCAGCGGAATTCTTATTTTAAGTGGAATATCTACTTTCTTCTTAAAGGATGAAAACTCTAAAATCGTCTAG